The genomic DNA CCTCTTACAAGCTTAACAGAGGCTTCTGAAAACTGTTGATGCTTCTGTGGATGTTGTAGAAGATCAATGGCCTTTTCAGACATATCCTCTATATCACCAAGTTCACAAATATACCCACTTTGTCCATGGTCGATTACTTCAGGTATACCTCCTACATTAGTTCCGATACATGGGACACCACACGCCATCGCCTCTAATGCAACTAATCCAAAGCTTTCTTTTTCAGATAATAAAAGCATGAGGTCACTAATAGAGTAAAGCTCCTCTACACTGTCTTGTTTCCCTAGAAACAATACTTTATCTGCAATATTTAGCTTTTTAACTAGTTTACAAACGACCATCATTTCTGGGCCATCGCCTACAAGTAGTAACTTTGCAGGAATTCTTTTTGTAATCTTCTCAAATGTACGAACAACATCCTGTACCCTTTTCACTGGTCGAAAATTAGACACATGAATGATGATCTTTTCTTCCGGAAGTATTCCATACTCTTCTTTAAGATGAGAGGACTCTGATCGTTTATAGACCCGTTCATCAATAAAGTTATAAACCGTGTCGATTTTTTTATCAGGATTTATTAGATCGTATGTTTGACTAATCAAAGATCTAGACACTGCTGTAACGATATCTGATTTCTCAATTCCAAATCGAATAGCATCCGTTAATGAAGGATCATACCCCAATACAGTAATATCCGTACCGTGTAGTGTAGTGACAATCTTTACATCCCTTCCACTCATTTGCTTTGCTAAAATGGCACAAACAGCGTGCGGAATTGCATAATGCACATGAAGAAGGTCCAACTCTTCACGGTTGATCACCTCCGCCATTTTGCTAGCTAAAGCAATATCGTATGGTGGGTATTGAAAAACCGAGTATTGGTTTACCTCTACTTGGTGGTAGTACACATTATGGTACATCCTATTCAACCGAAATGGGAGACTCGAAGAAATGAAATGAATCTCGTGCCCATTTTCTGCCAACATCTTCCCAAGTTCTGTAGCAATAACTCCCGAGCCCCCTACTGTTGGATAACAGGTGATACCTATTTTCATTTTTTTATTCATGGTTGTTATTCTCCTAGTAAATCACGATTGAGTAAAATTGGAGCTCTTACTTTAAACCCTTCTGCGTAAAGAGTTCCAACTTCTTTACCATATAAACGCTCCCTTGCCTCCAAAGCTGGAATATAATTATTCGTAAGCGGTGTGTCTACGCTATCCGCTTGCTTTGTAAACTGACTCTTATATGCCTCTAGACTTTCTTTCTTCTTTTCATAGGTGTTCGACACATCGATGACGAAATCAGGAGTAGAAAATCCGTTAATCATATAGTAGTAAAGCTGCTTAGGTCGATAGGCGCTATCATCAAACCCTGTCTGAAACTTTTGAATGCCCGCAGAAAAAAAGGCTTCTTCCACGATTCTTGCACAGTTTCCATGATCAGGGTGACGATCTTTTCCATAGGGAACAAAAACAATCTCCGGTCGAAACTTCCGAATGATATGAACGACTTGACGAATCGCTTCCTCAGTTAATAATAAACCTCGATCTGGAAGATTTAATGTAATTCGTTCTTTTACACCGAGAATATCTGCCGCTTTCATTGCTTCTTGTTGGCGAAGTTCTACTGTTCCGTTACTTGAAAGCTCAGCTTTTGTTAAATCACAAATTACGACTGTTTTCCCTTCCGAAGTGTATTTTGCGACAGTTCCAGCCATGCCAATTTCCACATCATCTGCATGTGCTCCAAAGGCTAGGATATGTATATTATTTGTCATTGCCCTCACCTTGTTCTTGATGGATGATGTCTCTCCAAGCAAGGTCACCACGCTCGAGTCCTTTTATTAGAACTTCCGCCGTTCCAATATTAGTTGCTAACGGTATGGAATACACATCACAAAGGCGTACTAACGCGGTCACGTCTGGTTCATGCGGTTGCGCCGTAAGAGGATCTCTAAAGAAGAACACCATATCCATTGTATTTTTAGCGATCATTGCCCCAATCTCTTGGTCCCCGCCAAGTGGTCCTGACTGGAATCGCTGAATCGACAATCCCGTTGCTTCCATAATTCTTAGGCCAGTTGTTCCCGTTGCAAACAAGGTATGCTCTTCTATAATTTCTTTATAGGCAATTGCAAAACGTACTAACTCATCCTTCTTATTATCATGAGCAATTAAGGCAATGTTCAAAATAATTCCCCCCTAGTTATTCAATAATATTTTCTAAACCATAAACAAACACATTTAGCTTCATCACTGAGTCAACTGCCAGCTTCACACCTGACATAAACGACTCACGATTATAGGAGTCATGGCGAATGGAAAGGGTTTGACCTGATGAACCAAACATGACCTGTTGATGGGCAATTAACCCAGGTAGACGAACGGAATGAATATGCATTCCCTCATAATTTGCTCCTCTTGCTCCAGACAACGTTTCTTTTTCGTTTGGATGCCCTTGCTCTTTATAATCCCTTTCTTCTGCAATCATCTGGGCCGTTTTCAAGGCCGTTCCCGATGGTGCATCTAGTTTTTGATCATGGTGTAACTCAATAATCTCAATATCTTGGAAGTATCTACCTGCAAGTCGCGCAAATTTCATCATTAATACTGCCCCAAGAGCGAAGTTAGGGGCAATAATACAGCCTCTTTTTTGGTCATCACAAAGACGTTCTAGCTCTTTTAATTGATCATCAGAAAAACCGGTCGTACCAACAACCGGTCTAACGCCATGTAGTAGAGCGGTTTTTGCATGGTACATTCCAAATTCAGGTGTTGTTAAGTCAACTAATACATCAGGTTTAACTGTATTGAAACATTCTTCAATATCCGTAAAAATAGGTGCATCTGCCGAGTGAAACCCTACATCACTAAGCTTCAATCCATTATTCTTATAATCTATTGCTCCAACAAGTTCATATTCCTCCGTATTCATAACAAGCTTTACTGCTTCAGTACCCATTCTTCCACGAGGTCCTGCGACTACTACTTTAATCTTTTCCATAATTATTCCCCTTCCGTTTCAATTCTTGTCCATCGATTTTTATCTCGTGTATTAAACTTCTCGATTACACGGTTATGGGATTCTTCTAAATCAATATTCAGTGAGTTTGCAAAGCAAATGAGAACAAATAACATATCTCCAAGTTCTTCTTCAATCGTATTTTCTTTCTCCGATGCTTTTTTTGGTTTCTCACCGTAATAATGATTTACTTCTCTAGCTAGTTCACCAAGTTCCTCAGTCATTCTTGCAAGCATTGCAAGTGGACTAAAATACCCTTCCTTAAACTGGCTTATGTATGTATTTACCTCTTCTTGCAGTTGCGTCATTGTCTTCTTACTGTTTTCCAAAGGTATTCACCTCATATCATATCGTGTGCAGCCATTTTTCTCTACACCTAATATTACAATGTTAGCTAAAAGGTCCACTATTTACAAATATTTTAAATTAGGGGAAAAGGCTTATTAATCAAAATAGCTGGAACGAGTGATTCTCTTTAGAGGATTATTGCGTTTAAACTTCCATTTCACTTATAATTAATACGGCCTGTGTACAAGCTTAAAATTTTCCATTTTTAAAGTGAGGTAAATACAATGCTTTTTTCTCTAAAGATAAAGAATATATTCTTCATCCTATTAGGTTCAGCCATCTTTTCTTTTGGAATTGTCCATTTTAATATGCAAAACAATTTAGCCGAAGGTGGGTTTACTGGCATCACTCTTTTGCTTTATTTTCTATTTAACTGGGATCCATCCTATGTAAATCTGCTTCTAAATATCCCCCTATTTTTCATTGGGTGGAGGTTATTGGGCAAAAATGTCTTTTTATATACACTTATTGGTACGGTAGCTGTATCCGTGTTTTTATGGATTTTTCAGCGATATCAAATCAATATGCCACTTAAAGACGATCTAACTCTTGCGGCTCTTTTTGCGGGTGTATTTATCGGTGTCGGCCTAGGAATTATTTTCCGTTTTGGAGGAACTACTGGTGGTGTTGATATAATTGCTCGACTCGTACATAAATACATAGGCTGGAGTATGGGGAAGACAATGTTTTTATTTGATGTGGTAGTTATTACACTATCCCTAATTTTCTACTTAACCTACCAAGAAGCGATGTACACCCTTGTCGCCGTATTTGTGGGTGCTAGAGTCATTGATTTCATGCAAGAGGGAGCTTATTCTGCAAGAGGGGCCATCATTATTTCTGAGAAGAACCAAGAAATTGCAGACAAAATTATGACCGAAATGGAACGAGGTGTTACCGTTCTTAAAGGCCACGGTTCTTACTCTAAGCAAGAAAAGGAAGTTCTTTACTGCGTTGTTGGTCGAAACGAGATCGTTCTATTAAAACGGGTCATCACTTCAGTGGATCCTCACGCATTTGTTTCTGTTACAATGGTGCATGATGTATTAGGAGAGGGATTTACATTAGATGAAAACAAACGCCCCATTGAGCATTAAAAAAACAGCCAAGTGGCTGTTTTTTTGTTTAATCTTCACTTCTTGCCATACCAGTATAGATCAATACTAAACGTACTAGCTCAAGAACAGCTACTGCTGCTGCTGCAACATATGTTAATGCTGCTGCATCAAGCACGCGCTTTGTTTCTCTTTCTTCATCATTACGAATGATTCCCATTGAAACCACTTGGTCCATCGCACGATTGGAAGCATTGAATTCTACTGGCAGAGTTACAACCTGAAAAACAACAGCTGCTGCCATGAAAACAATTCCTAATAAAAGTAACCCACTAATTTGAGCAAAAATACCAACCATAATTAATATCCAAGAAAGGTTTGAACCTAAATTCGCAACAGGAACTAATGCATGTCTAAAGCGTAAGAACGCATAATTCTGGTCGTCTTGAATCGCGTGTCCAACCTCGTGTGCAGCGATCGCAGCTGCTGCAACAGAGTGACCGTGATAATTCTCTGAAGAAAGTCTTACTGTTTTTACTCTTGGATCATAATGATCTGTTAAATGTCCTCGAGTCTCTTCCACACCGACATGATATAGACCGTTGGAATCCAAAATTTTCCGAGCTACCTCTGCACCAGGCATATGGGAAGAAGCAGCTACTTTTGAATATTTTGCGTAAGCTCTCTTCACTTTAAATTGAGCCCAAAGTGGAACCAAAATAATCAAAGCAAAGTAAATAAGGGTTGTCATTATGTTCCTCCAATTCAAAACTAGTTGTTACCCCAATTTTATTATTGACCATAAATGATGTCAATCTTTTAGCTCTCTTGAGCGGTTTTTCTCCCGCCTTTGATTTTTTTCTCCGGCATACTTTCTAAATCCTACATAAGATAAAGTTGCGACAATAATACTACCAGTTGTAAAGATAACCCACCAAAGGGAAGGATCCGCTTCATCTTCCGTCATTCCTTCAAAAATACTCTTTAAATCACTTTCTATTGAATCTAAATCCTTCATACTACTTTCCTCGGAAAGTATTTTCGGCCGATAATGATCGATATAATTGATTTTTGTATCAAGTCTTTGGACTTTTTCGGATCTAATATCGAGTTTTAAACTAGGATAAATCATTTGATATAATGACAGGAAAGAATTTAATTGCTCATGAAACCTCTCTGAATGTCCACTTTTGACCGCTTCCTTAACACCACCAAATACCATAAGTACTTGACCTTCCATCTCGGTCCAAAGAGGTTGCCCCCCTGTATTAATGGCGTCCATAACTAGACGAAACTTTGTTACTTTATTTACAATCTCTGAATGTTCCAGTGAATCATTAGCTGTTGCCTCTAACGCTTCATTATGTGCGACCGTTACAATCCGTAGTTCATCCATCGAAAATGGTCTTTGGTCCATGCTAATGAATTCTTCAGAAAAATACAAAAGAAGCTTATGAGCATCATCGTATCGCGATGATCTCACCATTTGTAGGGCTTCATCTGAGATTGAGTTTAACTTATCGATAGGCGACGTCTCATCTGCATGTATCGTTATAGGAAATAGTAGAATCAATATACATATAAATATAACAACTCTTGCTTTCATACTTGTCCCCCCTCTTTATACTATTAAATGTTATGTATGGGAGGACAAGGTTAGACCATAAAATATCAACTAGGTAAACTCAAATTGTTAGTTCCATTTTCTTGCTGTTTCCTCTTACCACAAACCAATAGGCAAGCGCTAAAGATACTATACTTAACCAAAATGTAAAATAACCAATTTGAGGTATATAGTCATCTAGCATATGATATCTAGGCAGCATTTTAAACACATAATCTATCACGTCATTATGTAGTGTCCAAATACCCGTTACAATTAAATGCCACGCCTTAAAACGGTAAAAAGGTGCATACAATAACCCCTGTAAGGCCATTGCACCATGCGATAGCATAAGCATATAACCGATTATATCTAATTCACCAGACACAACTAAAACAAGGTAGTTCATAACGACTGCCCAAATACCATACTTAAACAAGGTCACCATAGCTAAAGCCTCAAATAAAGGCCAGTTTTTCCCTAGTATAAAAGCAATTAATACAAATACAAAAAATAAACATGCTGTTGGGCTGTCTGGAACAAAAATTAAAAAAATCGGTGGTGTTTCAGCTAGCTGATACCGGTACCAATAATAGGCGTAGATGGTCCCTAGAATATTAACTACAAGTAAGAACCAAAGAATCGTTCGATGGGTTAAAAAATAGTAAATCCACTTCATCATGCACACCTCGCTATCATTTGAAAAAAGCTGGCATATACTATGCCAGCTCTCAGGTTATTATTCACTTTTAAGAGAAGAGACAAACTCTGCAAGAACTTCTAACTCTTCATCAGTTCCTTTAAACATTCCAGCAGGCATAGAGCCTCTACCATTTTTAGCAATATCCTTAACATCATCAGCAGTTAATTCATTACCAACTAAAGCTGGATTTGGGCCTCCCCCTTGGAGATCGCCACCATGACATGCTAAGCAGCCATTTTGATCGAGAAGCTTATAGCCGTCAGACTCTTGATCAAACTCGACCTCAGCAACGATTTGACCTTGAGCTTTAGCAGCTTCCCAGTCATGTGTTGCAACAGATTCCCAAGTTAAGAATGTGATCGCTGCAAGAGCTAATAACATAAAACCAGTTGCTAATGGACGTTTAGAAGGACGACGTTCAGGTCCACGGTCGATAAATGGTGCTAACAATAATCCACCAAATGCTAAACCAGGAATAATAAATGCCCCAATCGCATTGTATGGTCCTGAAGCATAGCTATACTTTAACAATTGGTATAAGAATAAGAAATACCAGTCTGGCAGTGGAATATATGCCGTATCTGTTGGATCAGCCATTTTCTCTAGAGGAGATGGATGAGCAATAGTTAAACATAAGTATCCAATAAGGAAAACTGCTCCTACCATCCATTCTTTGAGAAGGAAGTTAGGCCAGAATGCTTCCGTTTTGCCAGGAAATTCCGAGTAGTCTTTCGGAATATTCGGTTTGCGTTCAGCAGGTACACGAGAATCACCTACGAACTTCATACCTTTTCCACGATGCATACAACAATCCCCCTCCTTTTTTATCAATCTCTTTCAATAGATTACATTAGATTTTACAATGGACCAGAGATACCTTGCTTACGAATCATTAAGAAGTGAGCTCCCATTAATCCTAATAGAGCACCAGGTAAGAAGAATACATGAATTGCAAAGAAACGAGTTAATGTTTGAGCACCAACAATATCAGAGTGTCCAGCAAGTAAGATCTTCACTTGTTCCCCGATCAATGGTGTTGACTCAGCAATTTTTATCCCTACCTGTGTAGCAAATAGAGCTTTCATATCCCATGGTAATAAATATCCAGTGAATCCTAAACCTAGCATAACGAAGAAAATTAATACTCCGACAACCCAGTTCAATTCACGAGGCTTTTTATAAGCACCTTGGAAAAATACTCGCAATGTATGTAAGAACATCATAACGATAACAAGACTAGCACCCCAGTGATGCATGCCACGAACAATTTGTCCAAATGCCACTTCATTTTGAAGGTAATAAACAGATTCCCAAGCGTTTTTAATATCTGGTACATAATACATTGTTAAAAACATACCGGATAAAATTTGAATTACAGTAACAAAGAACGTTAAACCACCAAAACAGTACACGAATGCTGAAAAGTGATGAGCAGGGTTTACGTGCTCAGGTACTTCATGATCAGCAATATCGCGCCACATAGGCGTAATATCTAAACGTTCATCTACCCAATCATAAATTTTGTTTAACATCTATTACGCCTCCTCTCTTGGCTTGGCTTTTCCTAAAAGTAGAAAGCCGTCTTTTTCTTGCGTTGGATATACATCAAGTTTTGCAATCGGTGGTGTACCAGGTACGTTCGTCCCGTCCTTTTCATACAATCCACCATGACAAGGGCAATAAAAACGATTTTGGTTTGCTTTGTCAGTGTTCCAGTCAACCACACAGCCTAAATGCTTACACACAGGTGATAAAGCGACGATCTCCCCATTTTCATCCTTGTATACCCATGCCGTATTTGTTACTTCTGAAGTGTACCAAGCATCTTTTTGCTCAAATGAAAAGTCAACTCGAGTTGGTTCTTCAGTAATTTCACTGATTTTCTGCGGAGTAGGAATAAAATCCCCACTTGCACTCGCTTTCAATACTGGATCTA from Robertmurraya sp. FSL R5-0851 includes the following:
- the bshB1 gene encoding bacillithiol biosynthesis deacetylase BshB1 — encoded protein: MTNNIHILAFGAHADDVEIGMAGTVAKYTSEGKTVVICDLTKAELSSNGTVELRQQEAMKAADILGVKERITLNLPDRGLLLTEEAIRQVVHIIRKFRPEIVFVPYGKDRHPDHGNCARIVEEAFFSAGIQKFQTGFDDSAYRPKQLYYYMINGFSTPDFVIDVSNTYEKKKESLEAYKSQFTKQADSVDTPLTNNYIPALEARERLYGKEVGTLYAEGFKVRAPILLNRDLLGE
- the ypjB gene encoding sporulation protein YpjB, whose product is MKARVVIFICILILLFPITIHADETSPIDKLNSISDEALQMVRSSRYDDAHKLLLYFSEEFISMDQRPFSMDELRIVTVAHNEALEATANDSLEHSEIVNKVTKFRLVMDAINTGGQPLWTEMEGQVLMVFGGVKEAVKSGHSERFHEQLNSFLSLYQMIYPSLKLDIRSEKVQRLDTKINYIDHYRPKILSEESSMKDLDSIESDLKSIFEGMTEDEADPSLWWVIFTTGSIIVATLSYVGFRKYAGEKNQRREKNRSRELKD
- a CDS encoding DUF1405 domain-containing protein, producing MKWIYYFLTHRTILWFLLVVNILGTIYAYYWYRYQLAETPPIFLIFVPDSPTACLFFVFVLIAFILGKNWPLFEALAMVTLFKYGIWAVVMNYLVLVVSGELDIIGYMLMLSHGAMALQGLLYAPFYRFKAWHLIVTGIWTLHNDVIDYVFKMLPRYHMLDDYIPQIGYFTFWLSIVSLALAYWFVVRGNSKKMELTI
- a CDS encoding YitT family protein, whose amino-acid sequence is MLFSLKIKNIFFILLGSAIFSFGIVHFNMQNNLAEGGFTGITLLLYFLFNWDPSYVNLLLNIPLFFIGWRLLGKNVFLYTLIGTVAVSVFLWIFQRYQINMPLKDDLTLAALFAGVFIGVGLGIIFRFGGTTGGVDIIARLVHKYIGWSMGKTMFLFDVVVITLSLIFYLTYQEAMYTLVAVFVGARVIDFMQEGAYSARGAIIISEKNQEIADKIMTEMERGVTVLKGHGSYSKQEKEVLYCVVGRNEIVLLKRVITSVDPHAFVSVTMVHDVLGEGFTLDENKRPIEH
- a CDS encoding QcrA and Rieske domain-containing protein; the protein is MSKHRVSRRQFLNYTLTGVGGFMAAGMLMPMVRFAVDPVLKASASGDFIPTPQKISEITEEPTRVDFSFEQKDAWYTSEVTNTAWVYKDENGEIVALSPVCKHLGCVVDWNTDKANQNRFYCPCHGGLYEKDGTNVPGTPPIAKLDVYPTQEKDGFLLLGKAKPREEA
- the qcrB gene encoding menaquinol-cytochrome c reductase cytochrome b subunit: MLNKIYDWVDERLDITPMWRDIADHEVPEHVNPAHHFSAFVYCFGGLTFFVTVIQILSGMFLTMYYVPDIKNAWESVYYLQNEVAFGQIVRGMHHWGASLVIVMMFLHTLRVFFQGAYKKPRELNWVVGVLIFFVMLGLGFTGYLLPWDMKALFATQVGIKIAESTPLIGEQVKILLAGHSDIVGAQTLTRFFAIHVFFLPGALLGLMGAHFLMIRKQGISGPL
- the mgsA gene encoding methylglyoxal synthase, with the protein product MNIALIAHDNKKDELVRFAIAYKEIIEEHTLFATGTTGLRIMEATGLSIQRFQSGPLGGDQEIGAMIAKNTMDMVFFFRDPLTAQPHEPDVTALVRLCDVYSIPLATNIGTAEVLIKGLERGDLAWRDIIHQEQGEGNDK
- the dapB gene encoding 4-hydroxy-tetrahydrodipicolinate reductase; protein product: MEKIKVVVAGPRGRMGTEAVKLVMNTEEYELVGAIDYKNNGLKLSDVGFHSADAPIFTDIEECFNTVKPDVLVDLTTPEFGMYHAKTALLHGVRPVVGTTGFSDDQLKELERLCDDQKRGCIIAPNFALGAVLMMKFARLAGRYFQDIEIIELHHDQKLDAPSGTALKTAQMIAEERDYKEQGHPNEKETLSGARGANYEGMHIHSVRLPGLIAHQQVMFGSSGQTLSIRHDSYNRESFMSGVKLAVDSVMKLNVFVYGLENIIE
- a CDS encoding menaquinol-cytochrome c reductase cytochrome b/c subunit; translation: MHRGKGMKFVGDSRVPAERKPNIPKDYSEFPGKTEAFWPNFLLKEWMVGAVFLIGYLCLTIAHPSPLEKMADPTDTAYIPLPDWYFLFLYQLLKYSYASGPYNAIGAFIIPGLAFGGLLLAPFIDRGPERRPSKRPLATGFMLLALAAITFLTWESVATHDWEAAKAQGQIVAEVEFDQESDGYKLLDQNGCLACHGGDLQGGGPNPALVGNELTADDVKDIAKNGRGSMPAGMFKGTDEELEVLAEFVSSLKSE
- the bshA gene encoding N-acetyl-alpha-D-glucosaminyl L-malate synthase BshA, with the protein product MNKKMKIGITCYPTVGGSGVIATELGKMLAENGHEIHFISSSLPFRLNRMYHNVYYHQVEVNQYSVFQYPPYDIALASKMAEVINREELDLLHVHYAIPHAVCAILAKQMSGRDVKIVTTLHGTDITVLGYDPSLTDAIRFGIEKSDIVTAVSRSLISQTYDLINPDKKIDTVYNFIDERVYKRSESSHLKEEYGILPEEKIIIHVSNFRPVKRVQDVVRTFEKITKRIPAKLLLVGDGPEMMVVCKLVKKLNIADKVLFLGKQDSVEELYSISDLMLLLSEKESFGLVALEAMACGVPCIGTNVGGIPEVIDHGQSGYICELGDIEDMSEKAIDLLQHPQKHQQFSEASVKLVRGKFQATTIVKQYEDLYKSLLQSGEQPYERTV
- a CDS encoding zinc metallopeptidase — translated: MTTLIYFALIILVPLWAQFKVKRAYAKYSKVAASSHMPGAEVARKILDSNGLYHVGVEETRGHLTDHYDPRVKTVRLSSENYHGHSVAAAAIAAHEVGHAIQDDQNYAFLRFRHALVPVANLGSNLSWILIMVGIFAQISGLLLLGIVFMAAAVVFQVVTLPVEFNASNRAMDQVVSMGIIRNDEERETKRVLDAAALTYVAAAAVAVLELVRLVLIYTGMARSED
- a CDS encoding MazG nucleotide pyrophosphohydrolase domain-containing protein; protein product: MTQLQEEVNTYISQFKEGYFSPLAMLARMTEELGELAREVNHYYGEKPKKASEKENTIEEELGDMLFVLICFANSLNIDLEESHNRVIEKFNTRDKNRWTRIETEGE